The following are from one region of the Silene latifolia isolate original U9 population chromosome 9, ASM4854445v1, whole genome shotgun sequence genome:
- the LOC141599068 gene encoding mitogen-activated protein kinase kinase kinase 17-like — MTSGFLPCEWGKGKLIGSGSFGQVYIAINKNNGQLFVVKSSHCEVGMKSLEKEVLILSKLKNSPYIVQFIGKEITYAPPNNERILNVFMEYMGGGTLFDVIDKFGGNLFEGVIRSYTRQLLLGLDYLHKNGIVHCDIKCKNILLDSQGNVKLADFGCATFGNDFLDKSTSSKVLQQNQYVGGTPLWMAPEVLKGESPNKGSDIWSLGCTIIEMATGKPPNWGENKSNPMATILKIVTSNENPIFPNELSREGLNFLEICFQRDSEKRLIAEELLQHPFIVTDSTINKKLLNARDVPSPSSVLDVRNFDMNFSDNEEEDEETQHKGVHNVIPSNIGLISKTRKVMINNFQANSLKPHIDLEVSEKWVTVRSID, encoded by the coding sequence ATGACCTCTGGTTTTCTACCATGTGAATGGGGAAAGGGAAAATTGATTGGTTCAGGATCTTTTGGTCAAGTTTATATAGCAATCAACAAAAATAATGGACAACTTTTTGTTGTGAAATCTTCTCATTGTGAAGTTGGAATGAAATCCTTGGAAAAGGAAGTACTTATCCTATCAAAACTAAAAAACTCACCTTATATTGTCCAATTCATTGGAAAGGAAATTACATATGCACCACCAAATAATGAACGCATACTCAACGTATTCATGGAGTATATGGGAGGAGGAACCTTATTCGATGTGATTGATAAATTCGGAGGAAATTTATTTGAAGGGGTTATTCGTTCTTATACAAGACAACTTCTTTTAGGTTTGGATTATCTTCACAAAAATGGAATTGTTCATTGTGATATAAAGTGCAAAAACATACTTTTGGATTCACAAGGGAATGTGAAACTTGCCGATTTCGGTTGTGCCACTTTCGGAAATGATTTTTTAGATAAAAGCACGAGTTCAAAAGTCTTACAACAAAATCAATATGTAGGGGGTACCCCTTTATGGATGGCGCCTGAAGTTTTAAAAGGCGAAAGTCCAAATAAGGGATCAGATATTTGGTCATTAGGATGCACCATTATTGAAATGGCCACTGGAAAACCTCCAAATTGGGGAGAGAACAAGTCAAATCCCATGGCTACAATATTAAAGATTGTAACAAGTAACGAAAACCCTATTTTTCCAAATGAACTATCACGTGAAGGCTTGAATTTTCTAGAGATATGTTTTCAAAGGGATTCGGAAAAAAGATTAATCGCAGAGGAGTTGCTTCAACATCCTTTTATAGTGACCGATAGTACTATAAACAAAAAATTGTTGAATGCTCGTGATGTTCCTTCACCATCCAGTGTTCTTGATGTAAGAAACTTTGATATGAATTTTAGTGACAatgaagaagaagacgaagaaacACAACATAAAGGTGTACACAACGTTATTCCATCAAACATAGGTTTGATTTCGAAAACACGTAAAGTTATGATAAATAATTTTCAAGCTAACTCCTTAAAGCCACATATCGACTTGGAAGTATCAGAAAAGTGGGTTACTGTTAGATCAATCGATTAG